A genome region from Columba livia isolate bColLiv1 breed racing homer chromosome 2, bColLiv1.pat.W.v2, whole genome shotgun sequence includes the following:
- the MCM4 gene encoding DNA replication licensing factor MCM4, whose protein sequence is MSSPASTPSRRRGKRGRESNPPTPQDARSPPSQKPRTDDSTSTGDLQPMPTSPPAEAQSPRAPDALFSSPPQFRHAAIPLDFDVSSPLTYGTPSSRVEGTPRSGVRGTPVRQRPDLGSVRKARQVDLHSDGLAEDVVETEQSLGQKLVIWGTDVNVASCKEKFQRFLQTFIDPLAKEDEDIGLDLNQPRYMQRLEEINMVGEPFLNVNCDHLRSFDENLYRQLICYPQEVIPTFDMAANEIFFDRYPDSILEHQIQVRPYNALKTRNMRSLNPEDIDQLITISGMVIRSSQLIPEMQEAFFKCQVCAFTTRVEIDRGRIAEPSVCKNCNTTHSMVLIHNRSMFSDKQMIKLQESPEDMPAGQTPHTVALFAHNDLVDKVQPGDRVNVTGIYRAVPIRVNPRVSSVKSIFKTHIDVIHYRKTDSKRLHGVDEETEQKMFTEERVELLKELSKKADIYERLSLALAPSIYEHEDIKKGILLQLFGGSRKDFTHTGRGNFRAEINILLCGDPGTSKSQLLQYVYNLVPRGQYTSGRGSSAVGLTAYVMKDPETRQLVLQTGALVLSDNGICCIDEFDKMNESTRSVLHEVMEQQTLSIAKAGIICQLNARTSILAAANPIESQWNPKKTTIENIQLPHTLLSRFDLIFLMLDPRDEAYDRRLARHLISLYYRSEEKMEEEYMDMAILRDYIAYARSYMNPRLSEEASQALIEAYVDMRKIGSGRGMVSAYPRQLESLIRLAEAHAKVRFSEKVETIDVEEAKRLHREALKQSATDPRTGIVDISILTTGMSATARKRKEELAQALRKLIQSKGKTPALKYQQLFDDLRAQSDTAITKEMFEEALRALADDDFLTVTGKTVRLL, encoded by the exons ATGTCGTCGCCCGCCTCCACCCCCAGCCGTCGTCGCGGCAAGCGCGGCCGGGAAAGCAACCCCCCGACTC CACAAGATGCCCGCTCTCCCCCTTCACAGAAGCCAAGGACAGACGACTCCACCTCCACCGGCGACCTGCAGCCCATGCCCACCTCCCCGCCCGCCGAGGCGCAGAGCCCCCGCGCCCCCGATGCTCTGTTCTCCAGCCCCCCGCAGTTCCGCCACGCCG ctattCCTCTTGACTTTGATGTCAGCTCACCTCTGACTTACGGCACACCCAGCTCCAGGGTGGAAGGTACTCCACGAAGTGGGGTACGAGGAACACCGGTGAGGCAGAGGCCGGATCTTGGGTCCGTCCGTAAAGCCAGACAAGTCGATTTACACTCAGATGGG CTGGCTGAGGATGTAGTAGAAACCGAGCAATCTCTTGGGCAAAAGCTTGTTATTTGGGGAACAGACGTTAACGTTGCCtcatgcaaagaaaaattcCAG AGATTTCTTCAGACTTTCATTGATCCGTTAGCTAAAGAGGATGAAGACATTGGCTTGGATCTTAACCAGCCACGCTATATGCAACGCCTTGAAGAG ATTAATATGGTTGGGGAACCATTCCTGAATGTAAATTGTGATCATCTAAGATCATTTGATGAAAATCTTTACAGGCAACTGATCTGTTATCCTCAG GAAGTTATCCCAACATTTGACATGGCTGCCAATGAGATCTTCTTTGATCGTTACCCTGATTCAATATTAGAACACCAAATTCAAGTAAGGCCGTATAATGCACTGAAGACCAGGAATATGAGAAGTCTAAACCCCGAAG ATATTGATCAGCTTATCACCATCAGTGGAATGGTCATCAGAAGCTCCCAGTTAATTCCCGAGATGCAAGAAGCATTCTTTAAATGCCAGGTTTGCGCTTTCACCACCAGAGTAGAAATCGATCGTGGCAGGATTGCTGAACCGTCAGTATGCAAGAACTGTAACACAACGCACAGTATGGTACTGATTCACAATCGATCCATGTTCTCCGACAAACAGATG ATCAAACTGCAGGAGTCTCCTGAAGATATGCCAGCTGGACAGACCCCTCATACGGTTGCGCTGTTCGCTCACAATGACCTTGTTGATAAAGTTCAGCCAGGCGATAGAGTTAATGTCACAG gTATTTACAGGGCAGTCCCAATTCGAGTTAATCCAAGGGTCAGCAGCGTAAAATCCATCTTTAAGACCCACATTGATGTCATACACTATCGCAAGACGGATTCAAAACGCCTGCACGGTGTTGATGAAGAAACTGAGCAAAAAATGTTTACAGAGGAACGTGTGGAACTCCTAAAAGAGCTTTCTAAAAAAGCAGACATATATGAGAGACTTTCTTTAGCATTGGCCCCAAGTATCTATGAGCATGAAGATATCAAAAAG GGTATTCTGCTTCAGCTTTTTGGAGGATCAAGAAAGGATTTTACTCACACGGGAAGAGGCAATTTTCGCGCTGAGATTAACATCCTTCTCTGTGGTGATCCTGGTACCAGTAAATCGCAGCTGCTCCAGTACGTGTATAACCTGGTTCCTCGAGGCCAGTACACATCTGGTAGAGGCTCAAGTGCGGTTGGTCTTACTGCGTATGTGATGAAGGATCCAGAAACACGGCAGCTGGTTCTTCAGACAGGTGCTCTAGTGCTTAGTGACAATGGCATCTGCTGCATTGATGAGTTTGATAAAATGAATGAAAGCACAAGATCGGTATTACACGAAGTTATGGAACAACAGACTCTCTCCATCGCAAAG GCTGGAATTATTTGCCAACTGAATGCTCGTACGTCTATTCTAGCAGCAGCTAACCCTATAGAATCACAGTGGAATCCAAAAAAGACCACTATTGAAAATATCCAGCTTCCTCACACACTGTTGTCAAG ATTTGACTTGATCTTTTTAATGTTGGATCCACGTGATGAAGCGTATGACAGACGTCTTGCTCGTCATTTGATTTCACTGTACTACCGAAGTGAAGAAAAGATGGAGGAGGAATACATGGACATGGCAATATTGAGGGATTACATTGCATATGCTCGTAGTTATATGAATCCCAGGTTAAGTGAAGAAGCAAGCCAAGCCCTTATTGAG GCATACGTGGACATGAGGAAGATTGGTAGTGGCAGGGGAATGGTTTCTGCATATCCTCGACAACTTGAGTCTCTGATCCGGCTGGCAGAAGCGCATGCTAAAGTACGCTTTTCTGAGAAAGTGGAAACCATTGATGTAGAAGAAGCGAAACGCCTCCATCGGGAAGCACTGAAACAGTCTGCTACTGATCCAAGGACTGGAATTGTGGACATATCCATTCTCACTACGG gAATGAGTGCAACAGCTCGTAAGCGGAAAGAGGAGTTGGCTCAAGCCTTACGGAAGCTTATCCAGTCAAAGGGAAAAACACCGGCTTTGAAATACCAACAACTTTTTGATGATCTCAGAGCACAGTCTGATACA gCTATCACTAAGGAAATGTTTGAAGAAGCACTTCGTGCCTTGGCTGATGATGACTTCTTGACTGTGACTGGAAAGACTGTCAGACTGCTCTAA